AGAGACCTTTTCAAGAACGGACCATGAGAAATCTGATTACAATCAAACAGCCAAGAATTAGACTTGCCTATAGCTCCAACAATACAACAGCTAGCTCTTGCTTTTCTTGTAACTCACAGCACCATCTTCTGATTCTGCAGCGGTGGCCTCCATACACGGCAGTTTCCGGCACCAGCTATGATCTCGGCACCTATCCAACGACGCCGGAGCCGACACCGCCGATGCCATTGACCAGGAAGCAGGGAACAGTCACAGAGAGTCTTCAGAGAAAGCAGGATGAATTCAGAGCAGGAGATGTGTCTCTCTCCCTCAGAACTCAGAAGTGATGGCCACATCCACTTCTCATTGGTCCAAAAGCAAGGGTCATGGAGATGAGGGAGAGGAGCAACTGAGGGTTGCACATCACTTCTTCAATTTAAGGGCCACACATCACATCAACCACTGTAACTGAATCGAGTATTCACCACTAACATTTCTGTCACATGCATGTAGATCTTGTTGTTAGAAGGCACCAAACTTCTCCACCAGCTCATACTTTTGGAATTGTCAAAGCTACTATTCTTAAGCTTAAGGTACTCAATGAagtttcttttgttttgccaaatGCCGAATAATTCTGGGTTCCTCTCTGTTTAGTACCATCCTCTCAGTATGAAAAAGGAATTGATTGTACGTGAAATGAAATGCTTACACAACAGGCTATGGTGACCTAAAATGATGTGCCCTGTACTGAAATTAGAAAATGTATGTCCTGTCATGTCCTTGTTTAGTACTGATTAGTTAAGTGCAACAGTGCCAATTACTCATAGTACTAGTAGTTGGAAATCTCGAGTGGATCTCTAGATTTCACATCAGTAGCAGTGATGCAATGTGTTTCATAAATCATAAGGCAGCCTCCTCTGAAAAAATTGTAATAAGGAACTGCCTAAATTCGAACGTAACACATGAGCTCATTACTGCTTCTTCACCAAATAACGTACGGCGTCGATGATATGTCAGCCTCAACCAGCTCATGTTTAATGAACCAGCTGCTatttccatttcttttcttttcgtttCTTCTCTAAACCAACAAGACGACAAACTCCACGCCAGCCTCTGGTGTTAATTTACACCACAGGATTTTAATTTGTGAACACATTCTAGACGTTGTAGCTTTATTCATGTACTAGTCCATGAAATTTAGAAGAAATCACCCAATGTAAATTACTCCTGTAATTGAACCCATAGGGCCTGAAGAACAGGTTCCATCTTTTTTAGAGAACCGCTTCACAGATACTGTCAACCGGCTGATCAACCTGTCCGACTCAGATCAGTCTTTGGGGACCACTATCATTGATCGCGGCCCCCACATGTCTGAAGAGTTAAGTACTAGTTGGGCAAATCAAGCACACCTCTATCAACAGTACACGACAGGTAAGCATGACGGTTTTTAATAAAATGAATACTCTCGGTTCAAAAATaatagatgtattttttttaaaaaataaattttatatactttgattaatatttaatcaaattataaaaatatctagtgtataaaaattatataactaagtttataatttaaaatgatttcacgttatatatattttgtagctataaataatatattttatgaaaaatcttaattaatattaaattttgaagaccgaGTCTAAAATAATAGGCCTACTATTTTTGAACGGATAGAGTACCAAAATAACAGTATACCTACTTTGACTACTGTAATTAGTATAACCCGATTAGATCCGGATCGAGGACCTCCGCTACGGTTGGCCACAGAGATCTTGTCTTTTCCTCGTGGAGCGTGCATTGGACATCTTAGTTTGTACTCACTCTATTTCAAAATGGAGTATATCTTAGCTGATGTctaagaaaagagaaagagtaAGATATTGATATTAGGAAATAAATTTTcagtgtatgcatgtatgtttcaaatttttttaatttttaaagcaattaattattttatagttGCCTAGGATTGCTTAAAAAACTAGTGcctttcataaaaaaaataaattcctTCTATCTACTTTTTAAATTACTTGTCACGTTAGATTTTTACTTAGGTGaacatataattattatttaagaTATAGGTTAAGATGAAACATTGAGATTCTAAGACGCCTtagaaaaagaaatggagggagtacacatgtaaatttttattattacaATGGTGTTTGCCCGGCCAACACGCGTGAAATGAAATTTGTTTCTCTTGGGCTCATTCTACTTAAAATCACTCTTGGATTCATGCATCCAGTAAGATCACACACGGGCGACAAAGCAAAGTAAGCAGCAAATTGAATCAGCAAAACATATCCCACATGTCACCCTCAGTTATTTTCCAATTTCCACACTTTGCGCGGTTGAGCTAATTAATTTTCAAATAAAGTAAGTGGTATTCCTTATATAGACCATGATTTAAGTGtggataattttattttatttttgtattttgaGGTCAAATTATCAGAATCCTACTTAGTACACGACTACGCGTATTGCAACTTACTTTACCTTTTAGCATTGCTTAGTCAATTTCTCAACGGGATTCCCTAATAAATACGGTACTAGATGTGCATTGGTTGTACGTGGAGATGCTAATACTGTAAGGATGAAACATGGAGGTATTCAGTTAATTATCATCTGAATACCTTCATGGTTCAGGTCTTGGGTAACTTGTGCCCAGAATATTACCAGGATTTTCTTGTCTTGGGGCACACATATTGGACCTGTTTGGAACCACTTTTCCCCAGCTTACGGTGTGAAAAAGCGAGCTAGCTCCTCCAAACTGCCCGATTCTCCCCCAATTTTGTCAATCTTGCTTCTAGCTCACCGCAGAAATTGCACTGAGAAGCTTAAGCGGACCACGGGGAGCTTTTGCGAAGGCCAATATTGAAGTGCCCCTACAAGTTTGAAAGAATTACCCGCAAATGCCACTGATATACCCCTTCTCCATCCGTTCCCCAACCGCAAACTCCCGCACGCGAGCAGACTCCTGACTCAGTGACTCCCATACGAGCAGAGGGGCGATTAGGGTTTGCAACACCAGCGCCAACTCCACTCCTCTGACGGCCACTCTCCTCCACCGGCGCCCCCTAGCTCCGCTGTCGCCCACTCCACCGGGcagaagagaaaaggagaaaaagatctAGAGAAAGGAAGAGGTCAGCACCCTGTCGCCTCAGGTTTATAAAAAAGAGGTCGGGAGTGAATTTTAAGatactccaaaaaaaaaagaaaaaaaatctatacagTGGTGCCATTGATATCTTCTCCTGCAGCACTGCTTGGATGACGATCAATTGTCTCCAACGTAAATCTCAAAAATATTGTGGTTTTGGCAGTACTATAGTTCACAAACTGTAGTTTTTATTGTATCTAAGCACCTCAAAGTAATTTAAACCATAATTTCTTTAGAAAACCGTGATATCCTAAAAAACTCCAAATATAATACGTACCTAAACAATGCCTTagatcttttcttattttttttattaatatggtaatttctaaattttgacAACGAATgtggaggattttttttttaccaattagtaaggtagtgtttggttggagagtgatgtgggatgggatgattacatttatatatagatatttgtTTACTGGATGGGATGGAACAATTACATTTTGGACTTTGAGCGCATTGTCAGGGACACGTCCCACTCGGGACGGCTGCGTTTAGCCTTTTTTTTAACGGATCCGTctcgaatctttaaaaaatattctttaATTCAGAACTATTTCATCCCACTAAACTCTAACTAAACAGTTAAAAACATGATGGATCCGTTCTGTCCCACCAAACAAACACTATTTAAGATAATATAGATAACGGGAAgaggaagggaacgaaatgacaAGGCAGAAAAAGATTCATCTAAAAAGGAATCTTGTGTTTACACCCGAACATTGCCTATTTAGACATGGTGACTTCAGCTACTGAAACTCGCAACTTCTGAAGCCGTAAACATTCAGGTTTGCCGCTTACTGCAGGGACAAGATCTCCCTTCTTATACATCAATGGAAATACCATTGTCTGGATAAACACACATATCAGAATTTGACTCAAATTCAAGGTGTCCgatttaggaaaaaaaaattggacacaGGTGTGTAGATAACACCACTCGCTGCAAAGTCGGATGCTAGCAAGCGAGCGACTCGATCGGCTGCTGTCGTGCAGTGCTACTACACCACCCAGGTCACGGCAATGGGGCTCCTCACGACGTGCTTCCCTTGCCCCTCGCTCTGTTTCCACACCAAGTACCCTTCCGCGCTGTCCTTCGCTGCTGGCGGCGACAGTGCGGAGACCGTCAGCCGGAAGCTCCTCTTCTCGCCGAACTCCACGAACGCCAGCGTCGTGGGCGCCACCCTGACCTTGACTCCCGGTGGCGCGGCAACCTGCACGGTGTATGTCGAATTTGGCGTGCCGACGTTGGTCACTGTCCTCTGGAGCACTGCCGACATGGAGTCGTTCTTGAATGCCACTGCGAACGAGGGGTAGTTGAGGCTGAAGCCCCTGTTTTGGCGAAGCACCGCGCTGCAGTTGACGCCGGTGTGCGTGATCTTGAAGATCTCCATGTGCGTGTACCCGAGCGTGCACAGGTGTGTGACGTAGTCGGCGGGCTCGATGTCGTAGACGAGCCCCGGGTCGACGGCTCGCGCCGGGTTGACGTGCCCGGCGCCCATGGCGAACACGTCGGccctgccgccgtcgccgtccatGATCGGCTTGCCCTGCCGGTCGGTTATGTCGGCCGTCGTCATGATCGCGGACCGTATCATTGCGGGGCTCCAGGACGGGTGCGCCGACCGGACGAGCGCCGCGATGCCGCTGACGTGGGGGCACGCCATCGATGTCCCTGACAGCACGGTGAAGTTGGACCGGCGGGCGTCGCCCTCGAGCCCCGACGGACCGAGGTTCCCGGGCCATGCGGCGATGATGTTCACCCCCGGGGCGATCGCGTCGGGCTTGAGCACCGACGGGTTCGTCAGGCTCGGCCCGCGCGCGGAGAACAGCGCCACCGCCGGCGCGCGTGCTCGCCCGATCCTTGTGCCGCCGAATAATATCTTCGCCACCGGCCGCCGCGCCGAGCTGATGTACTTCTTGAGCTCCACGGCCTCCCGGTAGCCGATGAGCGTCGCGGGCAGGACGTGCACGTCGATGGAGTCCTCCTGCCGGTTTATCTCGGAATTCACAAGAACCATGGCAGCGCCGCCTGCTTCTTTGACCGCCTCGCCTTTGTCGGCGCGGCCAGTGATGCCGCGGTCGCATACTACCATCTTTCCAGCGACGGCGGCCGCGTCCAGGGACCCTTTGATGCAGTACTCCGCTTCCCGAGTCCCACCGACGGCGTACACAAGCTCGAGCTCCTTCCCGCCTTTTTTCAAATCGATTTTCCCGGGGTACATGGACTCGCCGTACACGACCCGGCCGTTGCCGAGCCTGACATAGGCTGGGAAGCGGCGGTCCAGGGTGGCGGCGCCGACGGTTAGCACCCATGGCGCCTCGTTCGCCACGGAGCTTGGCGCTGGCCCATTGTTCCCGGCGGCGCACACGACGGAGACGCCACGCGCCGTAGCACGGAAGCTGCCGATGGCGATGCTGTCCTCGAAGAGCGGTATGGGGAAACCGCCAAGTGAGAGGGACAGCACATCGACGCCATCGCGCACCGCGTCGTCCATCCCGGCGAGGATGTCGGAGCTGAAGCACCCATTGAACCAACACACCTTGTAGGCCGCGACGTGCGCCCCAGGAGCCACGCCGCGCGCCTCCCCTGCTCCAGCGCCCAAGACGCTTGCCCCGGCCACGGTCGAGCCCGCCGCTGTCGACGCCGTGTGCGTCCCGTGCCCGTGCGCGTCCCGCGGCGACACGTACTCCATAAGCGACACCGCCTCCGTCGGGTTCGTCGGGTAGTTGGCGCGGTGGCCCTTGGAGTAGAACCGCGCGCCGATGAGCTTCCGGTTGCAGTTGGTGACGTTGAAATGCTCCCCTCCCTGACACACGCCGCTCCACCGCACTGGCACCGGTGGCATCCCGCGGTCATCGAAGCTTGGGTTCTCCGGCCACACGCCGGTATCGAGCACGCCGATGATCGTGCCGTGGCCGTACCCCGACCGCGCCCACGCGCCGGTTGGGCAGAAGTCGAGCCCCAGGAACTTGTACGAATAAGTCGTGTGCAGCTCCATCCGGAGGTCGGCGCGCACAGACGCGACGCCCGGTAACGCCCGCAGCACGGTGGCCTCGTCGTCCGCGAGCTGCGCCGCGAAGCCGTCGAACACGGTGTGGTAGGAGTACAGAAGGCGCGAGGagggctcctcctcctgctcccaGGGCACAGATTTCTCAAGGAAGGAGATGTGCCGGTGGAGCCTGGAGGCGAACATTTGCTCGCTGTCACCCTCATGCGgatgcagctgcacgatgtaGCTCTGCAGAGTCTCTGCAGCGCCAAGAACTGGAagcaagaaggaggaggagaacaagAAGCGGCAAACGAACAGCTTGGCGCTCATCGTTGCTTCTCGAATCTTGATGGCTATTGCAATGGTTGGGGGATCAAGCAGTGGAGTTTGGAGATATATTTGAAG
The nucleotide sequence above comes from Phragmites australis chromosome 4, lpPhrAust1.1, whole genome shotgun sequence. Encoded proteins:
- the LOC133914520 gene encoding subtilisin-like protease SBT1.2, which encodes MSAKLFVCRFLFSSSFLLPVLGAAETLQSYIVQLHPHEGDSEQMFASRLHRHISFLEKSVPWEQEEEPSSRLLYSYHTVFDGFAAQLADDEATVLRALPGVASVRADLRMELHTTYSYKFLGLDFCPTGAWARSGYGHGTIIGVLDTGVWPENPSFDDRGMPPVPVRWSGVCQGGEHFNVTNCNRKLIGARFYSKGHRANYPTNPTEAVSLMEYVSPRDAHGHGTHTASTAAGSTVAGASVLGAGAGEARGVAPGAHVAAYKVCWFNGCFSSDILAGMDDAVRDGVDVLSLSLGGFPIPLFEDSIAIGSFRATARGVSVVCAAGNNGPAPSSVANEAPWVLTVGAATLDRRFPAYVRLGNGRVVYGESMYPGKIDLKKGGKELELVYAVGGTREAEYCIKGSLDAAAVAGKMVVCDRGITGRADKGEAVKEAGGAAMVLVNSEINRQEDSIDVHVLPATLIGYREAVELKKYISSARRPVAKILFGGTRIGRARAPAVALFSARGPSLTNPSVLKPDAIAPGVNIIAAWPGNLGPSGLEGDARRSNFTVLSGTSMACPHVSGIAALVRSAHPSWSPAMIRSAIMTTADITDRQGKPIMDGDGGRADVFAMGAGHVNPARAVDPGLVYDIEPADYVTHLCTLGYTHMEIFKITHTGVNCSAVLRQNRGFSLNYPSFAVAFKNDSMSAVLQRTVTNVGTPNSTYTVQVAAPPGVKVRVAPTTLAFVEFGEKRSFRLTVSALSPPAAKDSAEGYLVWKQSEGQGKHVVRSPIAVTWVV